In Gemmatimonadota bacterium, one genomic interval encodes:
- a CDS encoding 3-hydroxyanthranilate 3,4-dioxygenase — translation MAVTAPFNFKAWIDEHRHLLKPPVGNQCVYSEAEDFIVMVVGGPNARKDYHYNEGEEFFYQVEGDIVLKIIDDGKPVDVPIREGEIFLLPAGVPHSPQRPADTVGLVMETKRRRGEIDGFMWYCESCGEKLYEERFELEDIVSQLPPVMNRFFSSEKHRTCRICGAVMPKPEGG, via the coding sequence ATGGCCGTAACGGCTCCATTCAATTTCAAGGCCTGGATAGACGAACACAGGCACCTGCTCAAGCCTCCGGTCGGCAACCAGTGCGTCTATTCGGAGGCCGAAGACTTCATCGTCATGGTCGTTGGCGGACCGAACGCCCGCAAAGACTACCATTACAATGAAGGCGAAGAGTTCTTCTACCAGGTGGAGGGCGATATCGTCCTGAAGATCATAGACGACGGAAAGCCGGTGGACGTCCCGATCCGGGAAGGCGAGATCTTCCTCCTCCCGGCCGGGGTTCCACATTCGCCCCAGAGACCGGCGGACACCGTGGGCCTGGTCATGGAAACCAAGCGGAGACGCGGCGAGATCGACGGATTCATGTGGTACTGTGAAAGTTGCGGGGAGAAACTTTACGAGGAACGTTTCGAACTGGAAGACATCGTCAGCCAGCTGCCGCCCGTCATGAACCGGTTCTTCAGCAGCGAAAAACACCGTACCTGCAGGATCTGCGGCGCGGTCATGCCGAAACCGGAAGGCGGGTGA
- a CDS encoding amidohydrolase family protein, with product MCVYTGPNPIPKIDIHTHILPENWPDLHKRYGYGGFVELDHYQPGCARMMIDGRQFREIQANSWDPPTRIGECDHAGVQVQVLSTVPVMFSYWAQPADALDLSRMLNDHIADVVRTWPRRFIGLGTVPMQAPELAIREMERCVRELGLSGIEIGTHINGNNLSEPHLFPVFEAAAELGAAVFIHPWDIMGQESMEKYWLPWLVGMPAETSRAICSMIFGGVLERLPDLRVAFAHGGGSFPATIGRIDYGFKIRPDLCAVDNDVLPSDYLGRFYLDSLVHDSRILDYLIQLIGPDHIAMGSDYPFPLGEAVPGRMIESMSHLDDDVKSRLLYRSALNWLNLEADRFFGGND from the coding sequence ATGTGCGTATACACCGGCCCCAATCCCATACCCAAGATCGACATCCACACCCATATCCTGCCGGAGAACTGGCCGGACCTGCACAAGCGCTACGGATACGGCGGATTCGTCGAACTGGACCACTACCAGCCGGGATGCGCGCGCATGATGATCGACGGCAGACAGTTCCGCGAGATCCAGGCCAACTCGTGGGACCCGCCGACCCGGATCGGGGAATGCGACCACGCCGGCGTGCAAGTCCAGGTCCTCTCCACCGTCCCGGTGATGTTCAGCTACTGGGCGCAGCCGGCGGACGCGCTGGACCTGTCCCGCATGCTCAACGACCATATCGCCGATGTAGTCCGTACCTGGCCCCGGCGTTTCATCGGCCTGGGGACCGTGCCCATGCAGGCGCCCGAACTGGCCATCCGGGAAATGGAGCGGTGCGTCCGGGAGCTGGGACTGTCCGGCATTGAGATCGGGACCCACATCAACGGAAACAACCTGAGCGAACCCCACCTTTTTCCGGTGTTCGAAGCGGCGGCTGAACTCGGCGCGGCGGTGTTCATTCATCCCTGGGACATCATGGGACAGGAGTCCATGGAGAAGTACTGGCTGCCCTGGCTGGTGGGCATGCCCGCCGAGACCTCCCGGGCGATCTGTTCCATGATCTTCGGCGGGGTGCTCGAGCGCCTCCCCGACCTGCGCGTGGCCTTTGCCCACGGCGGCGGGTCCTTTCCCGCGACCATCGGACGGATCGACTACGGCTTCAAGATCCGGCCCGACCTGTGCGCGGTGGACAACGACGTGCTGCCGAGCGACTACCTGGGCCGGTTCTACCTGGATTCCCTCGTCCACGACAGCCGCATCCTCGACTACCTGATCCAGCTCATCGGACCGGACCACATCGCTATGGGATCGGATTATCCCTTCCCGCTGGGTGAAGCGGTGCCGGGCAGGATGATCGAGTCCATGAGCCACCTGGACGATGACGTCAAGTCCAGGCTGCTGTACCGCTCCGCGCTCAACTGGCTGAACCTGGAAGCAGACCGATTCTTCGGTGGGAACGACTAG
- a CDS encoding Rid family hydrolase has protein sequence MQQHYDSDRAPEPVGPYPHARRVGNLLFLSGIGPRARDRQDIPGVTLGPDGEIASYDIEQQCHAVFHNVRCILEDAGSTWENLVDITVYLTDMEKDFAAFNRIYREYFREHQPCRTTVGVSRLPTQIAIELKCIATI, from the coding sequence ATGCAACAGCATTACGATTCCGACCGGGCCCCCGAACCGGTGGGACCCTATCCCCATGCCCGAAGGGTGGGAAACCTGCTGTTCCTGTCGGGCATCGGACCCCGTGCCAGGGACCGGCAGGACATTCCGGGCGTGACCCTGGGACCGGACGGTGAGATCGCGTCCTACGATATCGAGCAGCAGTGCCACGCCGTATTCCACAATGTCCGCTGCATCCTGGAAGACGCAGGCAGCACCTGGGAGAACCTCGTGGACATCACCGTGTACCTCACCGACATGGAGAAGGACTTCGCGGCATTCAACCGGATCTACCGCGAGTATTTTCGGGAGCATCAGCCCTGCCGCACCACGGTTGGGGTTTCCCGGCTCCCCACCCAAATCGCCATCGAATTGAAGTGCATCGCTACGATCTGA
- a CDS encoding amino acid permease — protein MSHTHDDELVEEILPAGQPRLLRVLTAKTGTAVIIGAIIGSGIFMVPSTVASQVGSPALSLFVWIIGGVLALAGALCYAELGAAIPRSGGTYAFLRRAYNTDLVAFLFGWAFLFIIITGAMGAVATVFARYAGGLFGIEDLWTERWLAVGCILFLTVVNCLGVKIGGSVQNVFAFIKVGAVLAVILLGFSLASGTEVSWTPLVQEKTGTALLGGLSLAILGALFAYNGWFFVTFIATEIKDPARSIPRAIFAALAIVATVYILANVVYLTVLSFEELQASRRPAADTLQALVGPSGAMAISAAIMLTTFGTVNAQLMVAPRVYHAMANHEIFFRVCQYVHPRFRTPVVSIVMQGLWASVFALTGTFVEIVSFAMFYTYIFLTLAVIGLMILRRKEPELHRPYRVWGYPVTPVLFLLIAAGVLANALIGDYTRPLLGVLILAVGLPFYFYWKRQQRAKPTAG, from the coding sequence ATGTCACATACCCATGACGACGAACTCGTAGAAGAGATATTGCCGGCGGGCCAACCCCGGCTGCTCCGGGTACTGACGGCAAAAACCGGTACGGCGGTAATCATCGGTGCGATCATCGGATCGGGCATCTTCATGGTGCCGAGCACGGTGGCCTCGCAGGTCGGTTCGCCCGCGCTCAGCCTGTTCGTATGGATCATCGGCGGCGTGCTGGCCCTGGCGGGCGCCCTGTGCTACGCGGAACTCGGCGCGGCCATACCGCGTAGCGGGGGCACCTATGCCTTTTTGAGGCGCGCCTACAACACGGACCTTGTCGCCTTTCTTTTCGGGTGGGCCTTTCTCTTCATCATCATCACCGGGGCCATGGGCGCGGTGGCCACCGTATTCGCCCGGTACGCCGGCGGACTCTTCGGCATTGAAGACCTCTGGACCGAACGGTGGCTGGCCGTGGGATGCATCCTCTTCCTGACCGTGGTCAACTGCCTGGGTGTCAAGATCGGCGGATCGGTTCAGAACGTGTTTGCCTTCATCAAGGTCGGAGCCGTCCTGGCCGTCATCCTCCTCGGGTTCTCCCTGGCATCGGGAACGGAAGTCTCCTGGACCCCGCTGGTGCAGGAAAAGACGGGAACCGCGCTGCTCGGCGGCCTGAGCCTGGCGATCCTGGGAGCGCTGTTCGCCTACAACGGCTGGTTTTTCGTGACGTTCATCGCGACCGAGATCAAGGACCCGGCGCGGAGCATTCCACGGGCGATTTTCGCCGCGCTGGCGATTGTGGCCACGGTCTATATCCTGGCCAACGTCGTCTACCTGACGGTTCTTTCCTTCGAAGAACTCCAGGCGTCCCGACGGCCGGCCGCCGATACCCTGCAGGCCCTGGTGGGACCCTCGGGCGCGATGGCCATTTCGGCGGCCATCATGCTGACCACTTTCGGCACGGTCAACGCCCAGCTGATGGTGGCGCCCAGGGTCTATCACGCCATGGCGAACCACGAGATCTTCTTCCGCGTGTGCCAGTACGTGCACCCCCGATTCCGGACGCCGGTGGTTTCCATCGTGATGCAGGGACTGTGGGCTTCGGTCTTCGCGCTGACCGGCACCTTCGTCGAGATCGTCAGTTTCGCCATGTTCTACACCTATATTTTCCTGACGCTGGCGGTGATCGGCCTCATGATCCTGCGGAGGAAGGAACCGGAACTGCACCGGCCGTACCGGGTGTGGGGCTATCCCGTAACCCCAGTCCTGTTCCTCCTGATCGCCGCGGGCGTGCTGGCCAACGCCCTGATCGGCGACTACACGCGTCCGTTGCTGGGCGTTCTGATCCTGGCCGTGGGCCTGCCCTTCTATTTCTACTGGAAGCGGCAGCAGCGGGCGAAACCGACGGCCGGCTAA
- the kynU gene encoding kynureninase gives MDTRSDQRTDAVEMDAVEMDARDGLAGFRPRFHFPRAGNGTEAVYLVGHSLGLQPIAARDYVERELDDWQSLGVEGHFKGENPWMPYHEALADPLARLAGALPGEVVAMNTLTVNLHLMMVSFYRPTPKRYRILVEGAAFPSDQYAVASQAAWHGYDPDESVIELHPREGEDTIRTRDIEDLLEREGESIALVLLGGVNYLTGQAFDLGRITAVGHRQGCVVGFDLAHAMGNLELRLHDWDVDFAVWCSYKYLNGGPGCVGGCFVHERHGRRDDLPRFAGWWGHEKSTRFRMPSAFEAIPGAEGWQLSNPPILPLAALRASLELFDEAGMDRLREKSMRLTGYLEHLLRERFPDELAIITPADPEARGCQLSLRTGPRGGRVHRHLSEHGIWCDWREPDVIRVAPVPLYNGFSDVRRFVEVMAEGMERTG, from the coding sequence ATGGACACGCGATCCGACCAGCGAACGGACGCCGTCGAGATGGACGCTGTCGAGATGGACGCCAGGGACGGACTTGCGGGCTTCCGGCCGCGCTTTCATTTCCCGAGGGCCGGAAACGGGACGGAGGCGGTCTACCTGGTGGGCCATTCGCTCGGACTCCAGCCCATCGCCGCACGCGATTACGTGGAACGGGAACTCGACGACTGGCAGAGCCTGGGCGTCGAAGGGCATTTCAAGGGGGAGAACCCCTGGATGCCCTACCACGAAGCGCTGGCGGACCCGCTGGCCCGATTGGCCGGCGCCCTGCCCGGGGAAGTCGTCGCCATGAATACGCTCACGGTGAATCTCCACCTGATGATGGTCTCCTTCTACCGTCCGACCCCGAAGAGGTACCGCATCCTCGTCGAGGGCGCCGCCTTTCCCTCCGACCAGTACGCCGTCGCTTCCCAGGCGGCCTGGCACGGTTACGATCCCGACGAGAGCGTGATCGAACTGCATCCGCGGGAAGGGGAGGACACGATCCGCACCCGGGACATCGAGGACCTGCTCGAACGGGAGGGCGAGTCCATCGCCCTGGTTCTCCTGGGCGGGGTGAACTACCTGACCGGCCAGGCCTTCGACCTGGGCCGGATCACGGCGGTGGGCCATCGGCAAGGGTGCGTCGTGGGATTCGACCTCGCCCACGCCATGGGAAACCTGGAGCTGCGGCTGCACGACTGGGACGTGGATTTCGCCGTCTGGTGTTCCTACAAGTACCTGAACGGAGGGCCCGGCTGCGTAGGCGGGTGCTTCGTTCACGAACGGCACGGAAGGAGAGATGACCTGCCCCGGTTCGCAGGATGGTGGGGACACGAAAAGTCCACCCGGTTCCGGATGCCCTCGGCTTTCGAGGCGATCCCGGGCGCGGAAGGCTGGCAGCTGAGCAATCCGCCCATTCTCCCGCTGGCGGCCCTGCGCGCCTCGCTGGAGCTCTTCGACGAGGCGGGCATGGACCGGCTGCGCGAAAAGAGCATGAGGCTGACCGGGTACCTGGAACACCTGCTGCGGGAACGCTTCCCCGATGAACTGGCCATCATCACCCCGGCGGATCCGGAAGCGCGTGGATGCCAGCTTTCGCTCCGGACGGGGCCGCGAGGCGGCCGCGTGCATCGGCATCTGTCGGAACACGGCATCTGGTGCGACTGGCGCGAGCCTGATGTGATCCGCGTCGCCCCCGTACCGCTGTACAACGGTTTCTCGGACGTCCGCCGTTTCGTGGAGGTCATGGCAGAGGGCATGGAACGGACCGGGTGA
- a CDS encoding sulfatase-like hydrolase/transferase: protein MSRPHVIYILSDEHAGQAMGHAGDPNLRTPNMDRMAAEGVSFVRARANCPVCTPSRGTIFSGRHAHAGPVQGFHDVYKPAAPSTATLLRKAGYHTAYFGKWHCGTVRDQIPPEVRRDPGYYDLEAAPRTPEFHRGGFQDWYGFEMNNAPFKGFYYRNGDLNPTRMPGYQTDALTDMAIAYLRDYDGDRPLFLVLSVEPPHWPLEAPDAFMRFDPASLKTRPNFGRQAGLLERLAAYYAMIENLDGNIGRLLDAVGGLDGFRDNTVTVYFSDHGDFMGSHGQMEDKGHPHEESVRVPAVFHAPGILEPQGARPDLFSLVDMAPTTLGLVGVPVPDHMQGADFSPALRGADFDGPGEVLLEMVGAPRVHFDYADWRGLVTDRWKYAFYETGHEVLFDLWKDPYETRNLADAHPPVLADLRTRLLSLLEATREPYFDVIVQHGVRPDGPALNISRRRRDGIAPSWDDLIRNA, encoded by the coding sequence ATGTCCCGACCGCACGTCATCTACATCCTGTCCGACGAACACGCAGGCCAGGCCATGGGCCACGCGGGGGACCCCAACCTGCGGACCCCCAACATGGACCGCATGGCCGCGGAGGGCGTAAGTTTCGTGCGCGCCAGGGCCAACTGTCCCGTATGCACACCTTCGCGGGGCACTATTTTCTCGGGCCGCCATGCCCACGCCGGACCGGTGCAGGGGTTCCACGACGTGTACAAGCCAGCGGCACCGAGCACGGCTACGCTGCTCCGTAAAGCCGGCTACCATACCGCCTATTTTGGAAAGTGGCACTGTGGGACGGTGCGGGACCAGATCCCCCCGGAGGTGCGACGCGACCCGGGCTACTACGACCTCGAAGCCGCACCGCGCACGCCGGAGTTTCACCGGGGCGGTTTTCAGGACTGGTACGGATTTGAGATGAATAACGCGCCGTTCAAGGGATTCTACTATCGGAACGGCGACCTGAATCCCACGCGCATGCCGGGTTACCAGACCGACGCGTTGACCGACATGGCCATCGCGTACCTGCGGGACTACGACGGCGATCGGCCGCTCTTTCTCGTCCTCAGTGTGGAGCCGCCCCACTGGCCCCTGGAAGCGCCGGATGCCTTCATGCGGTTCGATCCCGCATCCCTGAAGACCCGCCCGAATTTCGGCCGCCAGGCCGGCCTCCTCGAGCGGCTCGCGGCCTACTACGCCATGATCGAGAACCTGGACGGGAACATCGGCCGCCTGCTTGACGCGGTGGGCGGCTTGGATGGTTTCCGGGACAACACGGTCACGGTGTACTTTTCGGATCACGGCGACTTCATGGGAAGCCACGGTCAGATGGAGGACAAGGGGCATCCCCACGAGGAGTCCGTCCGGGTACCCGCGGTCTTTCACGCTCCGGGGATCCTCGAGCCACAGGGTGCGCGGCCGGACCTGTTCAGCCTGGTGGACATGGCGCCCACGACCCTGGGCCTGGTGGGGGTGCCCGTGCCGGATCACATGCAGGGCGCCGACTTCTCTCCGGCTCTGAGAGGCGCGGACTTCGACGGACCCGGGGAAGTGTTGCTCGAAATGGTGGGCGCGCCGAGGGTGCACTTCGACTACGCGGACTGGCGCGGGCTGGTTACGGACCGGTGGAAGTACGCCTTCTACGAGACCGGCCACGAAGTGCTCTTCGACCTGTGGAAGGACCCCTACGAAACGCGAAACCTGGCGGACGCGCACCCGCCTGTGCTGGCGGACCTGAGGACCCGCCTGCTAAGCCTGCTGGAAGCCACGCGGGAACCCTATTTCGACGTGATCGTCCAGCACGGCGTCCGTCCCGACGGCCCGGCCCTGAACATATCCCGGCGACGGCGGGACGGCATCGCGCCGTCGTGGGACGACCTCATTCGCAACGCCTGA
- a CDS encoding aldehyde dehydrogenase: MMHVLNYIGGELREPTGGAYLDNIEPATGAVIGRTPDSGTRDVEEAVGAAEKAFPAWSSLSVQERSGHLLRIAGLIEENREELARAESDDTGKPVALADTVDIPRAASNFRFYATAIEHFASDAHAMGNSALNYTLRAPIGLAGCISPWNLPLYLLTWKIAPALAAGNCVIGKPSELTPTTAFLLSRICIEAGLPAGVLNIVHGYGHRAGAAVADHPGIPVVSFTGGTATGRRIAAAAAPNFKRVSLEMGGKNPNIVFADCPYEDTLQTALLSSFSNQGEICLCGPRILVERSLYETFRDDFVERTRRLTVGDPRDAGNRLGAVVSEAHMEKVLSYVELAREEGGRVLCGGKRVRVNGRCRDGWFVAPTVIDGLAADCRTNQEEIFGPVVTLLPFDSDDEAVAQANGTPYGLAAMVWTDNLGRAHRVAERLHAGIIWINCWMLRDLRTPFGGMKQSGVGREGGFEALRFFTEPKNVCIKM; the protein is encoded by the coding sequence ATTATGCATGTACTCAACTACATCGGCGGCGAATTGCGCGAACCGACCGGCGGCGCTTACCTGGACAATATCGAGCCCGCCACGGGCGCCGTAATCGGCAGGACGCCCGACTCCGGCACGCGGGACGTGGAGGAGGCGGTCGGTGCCGCGGAAAAGGCTTTCCCGGCCTGGTCGTCCCTGTCCGTCCAGGAACGATCCGGCCATCTCCTCCGCATCGCCGGCCTGATCGAGGAGAACCGCGAGGAACTGGCCCGGGCGGAATCGGACGATACCGGCAAGCCGGTAGCCCTGGCGGATACGGTGGACATCCCCCGCGCCGCGAGCAACTTCCGGTTCTACGCGACGGCCATCGAGCACTTCGCCAGCGACGCCCACGCCATGGGCAACTCCGCGCTCAATTACACCCTCCGGGCGCCCATCGGCCTCGCCGGGTGCATTTCCCCCTGGAACCTGCCCCTCTACCTGCTGACGTGGAAGATCGCACCGGCGCTGGCCGCCGGCAACTGCGTGATCGGCAAACCGTCGGAACTGACGCCCACGACCGCGTTCCTGCTGTCCAGGATATGCATCGAAGCGGGACTGCCCGCCGGGGTGCTGAACATCGTGCACGGCTACGGCCACAGGGCGGGCGCCGCCGTGGCGGACCATCCCGGCATTCCGGTCGTTTCCTTCACGGGCGGGACGGCCACGGGCAGGCGCATCGCGGCCGCGGCCGCGCCGAACTTCAAGCGGGTCTCCCTCGAAATGGGCGGCAAGAACCCGAATATCGTCTTCGCGGACTGCCCCTACGAGGACACCCTGCAGACCGCCCTGCTGTCCTCCTTCTCCAACCAGGGAGAAATCTGCCTGTGCGGTCCGCGCATCCTCGTCGAACGGTCGCTGTACGAGACCTTTCGGGACGATTTCGTGGAACGGACCCGCCGCCTGACCGTCGGGGATCCGAGGGATGCCGGCAACCGGCTCGGCGCCGTCGTGTCCGAAGCGCACATGGAAAAGGTCCTGTCCTACGTGGAACTGGCCCGGGAAGAAGGCGGGCGGGTCCTCTGCGGAGGGAAGCGGGTGCGGGTAAACGGCCGCTGCCGGGACGGGTGGTTCGTCGCGCCCACGGTGATCGATGGACTGGCGGCGGACTGCCGGACTAACCAGGAAGAAATTTTCGGTCCCGTGGTGACGCTCCTGCCCTTCGATTCCGACGACGAAGCGGTGGCCCAGGCCAACGGCACGCCCTACGGCCTTGCCGCCATGGTCTGGACCGACAACCTCGGCCGCGCCCACCGCGTGGCCGAGCGTCTGCACGCGGGCATCATCTGGATCAACTGCTGGATGCTGCGGGACCTCCGCACGCCCTTCGGCGGCATGAAGCAGTCGGGCGTGGGCCGCGAGGGAGGATTCGAGGCCCTGCGGTTCTTCACCGAGCCCAAGAACGTGTGCATCAAGATGTAG
- a CDS encoding phytanoyl-CoA dioxygenase family protein: MLEQFQRDGYVLVPGVFDDEEMDAALEAMERNFYGKPYASWLEDFERGKQRSVGDGFTTKQDEVVGRSQFPVGDPALDRLIENDRYLDLYELLLGDRASYCNAHLFMRTGPVDERYPDESWSGYHVDHNTNCVLPPSVDASRFSYINSGVYLHDVDDDGAPMLLVPGSHTRAAEVFAEGWETGNMASVSHVRDIRKAGLQDPVPAVGTKGTAAFYSSYLLHSAQPFQNKQKQRAFWTLSMCRRDADRWTRFANPFIYGEREYMIPFITDTNPRVRSLFGWPEPGHPYYTEQTLGLLARAFPGIDLVPYRQALHRAS; the protein is encoded by the coding sequence ATGCTGGAACAATTTCAACGCGACGGATATGTCCTGGTGCCCGGCGTTTTCGACGACGAGGAAATGGACGCCGCGCTGGAAGCCATGGAGCGGAACTTCTATGGGAAACCCTACGCTTCCTGGCTGGAAGACTTCGAACGCGGCAAACAGAGATCCGTGGGCGACGGGTTCACCACGAAGCAGGACGAAGTGGTGGGTCGGTCCCAGTTTCCCGTCGGCGATCCGGCCCTCGACCGGCTCATCGAGAACGACCGCTACCTCGATCTTTACGAGCTATTACTGGGGGATCGGGCGAGTTACTGCAACGCCCACCTGTTCATGCGCACCGGACCGGTAGACGAGCGGTATCCCGATGAATCCTGGAGCGGATACCACGTCGACCACAACACGAACTGTGTCCTTCCCCCATCCGTGGACGCCTCGCGATTCTCGTACATCAACTCCGGGGTCTATCTCCATGACGTCGACGACGACGGCGCACCCATGCTGCTCGTACCCGGTTCGCACACGCGGGCGGCCGAGGTCTTCGCCGAGGGATGGGAAACAGGCAACATGGCGAGCGTCAGCCACGTCCGGGACATCCGCAAGGCCGGCCTGCAAGATCCGGTCCCGGCCGTGGGCACGAAGGGAACCGCCGCCTTTTATTCCTCCTACTTGCTCCATTCGGCGCAGCCCTTTCAAAACAAGCAAAAGCAGCGGGCCTTCTGGACCCTTTCCATGTGCCGCCGCGACGCCGATCGGTGGACCCGGTTTGCGAATCCATTCATCTACGGCGAGCGGGAATACATGATTCCCTTCATAACGGATACGAACCCACGCGTCCGGTCGTTGTTCGGCTGGCCCGAGCCCGGCCATCCCTACTACACGGAACAAACCCTGGGTCTTCTCGCGCGGGCCTTCCCGGGTATCGACCTGGTCCCCTATCGCCAGGCTTTGCACCGGGCATCATGA
- a CDS encoding NAD(P)/FAD-dependent oxidoreductase yields the protein MGTNRETVTLIGAGLAGSLLAIFLARRGFRVEVYEKRPDIRRDPVGQAGRSINLAMSVRGLHALGQVGLRDEVLAMAIPMAGRLIHPVEGDRVLQPYGQREDEVIYSVSRGELNRFLLNAAERQDGVRLHFNARCTGLEFRTGVLYVRDDATNHVHSLRPDRVIGVDGSASAIRTAMMNVDRFDLSQQYLTHGYKELTIPAGPDGAYRMERNALHIWPRGMYMLIALPNLDGSYTCTLFFPHEGKYSFASLLEPRQILDFFEMQFPDATALMPDLANLYRDNPTGSLVTLKCFPWHYRDRVLLLGDAAHAIVPFFGQGMNCAFEDCTVLDECIETHWPDWGSVFESFGRRRKKDTDAIADMALANYVEMRDLVSDPGFQLRQKVGFLLEQKYPERFIPRYSMVSFHRFPYSEALHCGEIQEGILRELCASITTADQVDWNTAERLVGERLDARMTPG from the coding sequence ATGGGGACCAATCGGGAAACCGTAACCCTGATCGGCGCGGGCCTGGCCGGATCCCTGCTGGCGATCTTCCTCGCCCGCCGCGGATTCCGGGTCGAGGTGTACGAGAAGCGGCCCGACATCCGACGCGATCCGGTGGGCCAGGCGGGCCGGTCGATCAACCTGGCCATGTCTGTGCGGGGCCTTCACGCGCTGGGGCAGGTAGGCCTGCGTGACGAAGTCCTGGCCATGGCGATCCCCATGGCGGGGCGGCTGATCCATCCCGTGGAAGGCGACCGGGTCCTGCAGCCCTACGGCCAGCGGGAGGACGAGGTCATCTACTCCGTATCCCGGGGTGAACTGAATCGGTTCCTGCTGAACGCCGCGGAGAGGCAGGACGGCGTGCGGCTGCATTTCAACGCCCGGTGCACCGGGCTGGAATTCCGTACCGGCGTGCTGTACGTCCGCGACGACGCGACCAATCACGTCCACTCCCTCCGTCCCGACCGGGTCATCGGCGTAGACGGCTCGGCATCGGCCATCCGGACCGCCATGATGAACGTGGACCGGTTCGACCTCTCCCAGCAGTACCTGACCCACGGATACAAGGAACTGACCATTCCCGCCGGACCGGACGGCGCATACAGGATGGAGCGCAATGCCCTCCATATCTGGCCGCGGGGCATGTACATGCTCATTGCGCTACCCAACCTCGACGGAAGTTACACCTGCACCCTCTTCTTCCCCCACGAAGGCAAGTACAGTTTCGCCAGCCTCCTGGAACCACGCCAGATACTGGACTTCTTCGAGATGCAGTTTCCCGATGCGACGGCGCTGATGCCCGATCTGGCCAACCTGTACCGCGACAATCCCACCGGGTCCCTGGTCACCCTCAAGTGTTTTCCCTGGCACTACCGCGACCGGGTGCTGCTTCTGGGAGACGCCGCCCACGCGATCGTGCCGTTCTTCGGCCAGGGAATGAACTGCGCTTTCGAGGACTGCACCGTCCTCGACGAATGTATCGAGACGCACTGGCCGGACTGGGGAAGCGTATTCGAGTCCTTCGGTCGCCGCAGGAAGAAAGACACGGATGCCATCGCCGACATGGCGCTGGCCAATTACGTCGAAATGCGCGACCTGGTCAGCGACCCCGGTTTTCAGTTGCGGCAGAAGGTGGGTTTCCTGCTGGAACAGAAGTATCCCGAGCGGTTCATCCCGCGGTATTCCATGGTGTCGTTCCACCGGTTCCCCTACAGCGAGGCACTGCACTGCGGCGAGATCCAGGAGGGCATCCTCCGGGAACTCTGCGCCTCCATCACCACGGCGGACCAGGTCGACTGGAACACGGCGGAGCGGCTCGTAGGGGAGCGCCTCGATGCCCGGATGACCCCCGGATGA